A DNA window from Actinomadura coerulea contains the following coding sequences:
- the glpK gene encoding glycerol kinase GlpK: MADFVGALDQGTTSTRFMIFDHGGNEIARHQLEHEQLLPQAGWVEHNPTEIWERTRSAIESTLNKANLSHGDLAAFGITNQRETTVVWNRRTGRPYYNAIVWQDTRTDRIASALERDGRGETIRHRAGLPPATYFSGGKIQWILENVDGVREAAEKGDAVFGNIDTWVLWNLTGGTDGGVHVTDPTNASRTMLMDLETLSWDDQLLSFFGIPRSMLPEIKPSSAPDAYGTSRANGPLGGEVLLTGILGDQQAATVGQVCFSPGEAKNTYGTGNFLLLNTGEELVRSKAGMLTTVCYKFGDAAPVYALEGSIAVTGSAVQWLRDQLGIISGAAQSEALARQVDDNGGVYFVPAFSGLFAPYWRSDARGAIVGLSRYNTNAHLARATLESICYQSRDVVEAMREDSGVSLDVLKVDGGVTANELCMQLQADILGVPVSRPVVAETTALGAAYAAGLAVGFWNNTDELRQNWNEDKRWQPTWNDDQRHQGYAGWKKAVERTYGWVEVD, from the coding sequence ATGGCCGACTTCGTCGGGGCCCTCGACCAGGGCACGACCAGCACCCGATTCATGATCTTCGACCACGGCGGCAACGAGATCGCCCGCCACCAGCTCGAGCACGAGCAGCTCCTGCCCCAGGCCGGATGGGTAGAGCACAACCCGACCGAGATCTGGGAGCGCACCCGCTCGGCCATCGAGAGCACGCTGAACAAGGCGAACCTGTCGCACGGCGATCTGGCCGCGTTCGGGATCACCAACCAGCGCGAGACGACCGTGGTGTGGAACCGGCGCACCGGCCGCCCCTACTACAACGCGATCGTCTGGCAGGACACCCGCACCGACCGCATCGCGTCCGCGCTCGAACGCGACGGCCGGGGCGAGACGATCCGGCACCGCGCCGGGCTGCCGCCCGCGACGTACTTCTCCGGCGGGAAGATCCAGTGGATCCTGGAGAACGTCGACGGCGTCCGCGAGGCCGCCGAGAAAGGCGACGCGGTCTTCGGCAACATCGACACCTGGGTGCTGTGGAACCTCACCGGCGGGACGGACGGCGGCGTGCACGTCACCGACCCCACCAACGCCAGCCGCACCATGCTGATGGACCTGGAGACCCTCTCCTGGGACGACCAGCTCCTGTCGTTCTTCGGGATCCCGCGCTCGATGCTGCCGGAGATCAAGCCGTCCTCGGCGCCCGACGCCTACGGCACGTCCCGCGCCAACGGCCCGCTCGGCGGTGAGGTACTGCTCACCGGCATCCTCGGCGACCAGCAGGCGGCGACGGTCGGGCAGGTGTGCTTCTCTCCCGGCGAGGCCAAGAACACCTACGGCACCGGCAACTTCCTCCTGCTCAACACGGGAGAGGAACTCGTCCGGTCCAAGGCGGGGATGCTCACCACCGTCTGCTACAAGTTCGGCGACGCCGCGCCCGTCTACGCGCTGGAGGGGTCGATCGCGGTGACGGGGTCGGCGGTGCAGTGGCTGCGCGACCAGCTCGGCATCATCTCCGGCGCCGCGCAGAGCGAGGCGCTGGCCCGGCAGGTCGACGACAACGGCGGCGTCTACTTCGTCCCGGCCTTCTCCGGCCTGTTCGCCCCCTACTGGAGATCGGACGCCCGCGGCGCCATCGTCGGCCTGTCGCGCTACAACACCAACGCCCACCTGGCCCGCGCCACCCTCGAATCCATCTGCTACCAGTCCCGCGACGTCGTCGAAGCCATGCGCGAGGACTCCGGAGTCTCCCTGGACGTCCTCAAGGTCGACGGCGGCGTCACCGCCAACGAACTGTGCATGCAACTGCAGGCCGACATCCTCGGCGTCCCGGTCTCGCGCCCCGTCGTCGCCGAGACCACCGCCCTGGGCGCCGCCTACGCCGCCGGCCTGGCCGTCGGATTCTGGAACAACACCGACGAACTCCGCCAGAACTGGAACGAGGACAAACGCTGGCAGCCCACCTGGAACGACGACCAACGCCACCAGGGCTACGCAGGCTGGAAGAAGGCCGTCGAGCGCACGTACGGCTGGGTGGAGGTCGACTGA
- a CDS encoding S1 family peptidase, with the protein MPSRIAAAALTAAGTIALAGAGALAAGPAQAAPAGPQAPRAQRAAVDFTGIVALSNCSGSLVRGPRSRDADAALVLTNGHCLESGMPDAGEVVVDRRSSRTFTLLDRTGGRTLGTLRATRVEYATMTDTDVTVYRLDTTYAAIQKRYGIPALRLSTARPHDGTPIRVVSGYWRTIYGCATDATVYRLREADWTWKDSIRYKPECQTVHGTSGSPVIDARTRQVVGVNNTGNDDGERCTLNNPCEVDRAGNVTVRQGVHYGQQTYLLARCLGRGNDVVLGGTCALPRP; encoded by the coding sequence ATGCCCAGCCGCATCGCCGCAGCCGCCCTCACCGCCGCCGGGACGATCGCCCTGGCGGGCGCCGGGGCGCTCGCCGCCGGTCCCGCGCAGGCCGCGCCCGCCGGGCCGCAGGCGCCGCGCGCCCAGCGGGCGGCGGTCGACTTCACCGGGATCGTCGCGCTGAGCAACTGCTCCGGCTCCCTCGTGCGCGGGCCGCGGTCGCGGGACGCCGACGCCGCGCTGGTGCTGACCAACGGCCACTGCCTGGAGTCCGGTATGCCGGACGCCGGCGAGGTGGTCGTCGACCGGAGGTCGTCCCGGACGTTCACGCTCCTCGACCGCACGGGCGGCCGCACCCTCGGCACCCTCCGGGCCACCAGGGTCGAGTACGCCACGATGACCGACACCGACGTGACCGTGTACCGGCTCGACACCACCTACGCGGCGATCCAGAAGCGCTACGGGATCCCCGCGCTGCGCCTGTCGACGGCCAGGCCGCACGACGGGACGCCGATCCGGGTCGTGTCCGGCTACTGGCGGACGATCTACGGCTGCGCCACGGACGCGACCGTCTACCGGCTGCGCGAGGCGGACTGGACGTGGAAGGACTCCATCCGCTACAAGCCGGAATGCCAGACCGTCCACGGGACGTCCGGGTCGCCGGTGATCGACGCCCGGACGCGCCAGGTCGTCGGCGTCAACAACACCGGCAACGACGACGGCGAACGCTGCACGCTCAACAATCCGTGCGAGGTCGACCGCGCCGGGAACGTCACCGTCCGGCAGGGCGTCCACTACGGGCAGCAGACGTACCTGCTCGCCCGCTGCCTGGGCCGGGGCAACGACGTCGTGCTGGGCGGGACGTGCGCGCTGCCCAGGCCCTGA
- a CDS encoding fluoride efflux transporter FluC, whose amino-acid sequence MTGRPVDPDVDLHVPRQRSELREAPWGVLAAIAAGGALGALARYGLGSAFPHRAGEFPWSVFWVNVSGCLLIGVLMVLITETWRAHRLVRPFLGVGVLGGFTTFSTYVVDVQQMVDHGAPLVGLAYLGGTLAAALAAVYAGVRATRLLARPRRREAAARIRCAERSEAGGE is encoded by the coding sequence GTGACCGGCCGTCCTGTCGATCCCGATGTCGACCTGCATGTTCCGAGGCAGCGGTCCGAGCTGCGTGAGGCGCCCTGGGGTGTCCTGGCGGCGATCGCGGCCGGCGGGGCCCTGGGGGCGCTGGCCCGGTACGGGCTCGGCAGCGCGTTCCCCCACCGGGCGGGGGAGTTCCCCTGGTCCGTCTTCTGGGTGAACGTCTCGGGGTGCCTCCTGATCGGGGTGCTGATGGTCCTCATCACCGAGACGTGGAGGGCGCACCGGCTCGTGCGCCCGTTCCTCGGGGTGGGGGTGCTCGGCGGGTTCACCACGTTCTCGACCTATGTCGTCGACGTCCAGCAGATGGTGGACCACGGAGCGCCGCTCGTCGGGCTGGCCTACCTCGGCGGGACGCTCGCGGCCGCGCTCGCGGCCGTCTACGCGGGCGTCCGGGCGACCCGGCTGCTGGCCCGGCCGCGCCGCCGCGAGGCGGCCGCGCGGATCCGGTGCGCCGAGCGGAGCGAGGCGGGCGGCGAGTGA
- a CDS encoding fluoride efflux transporter FluC, giving the protein MTIVLIVLGAALGAPLRYLTDRAVQARHDSVFPWGTFTVNIAGSFTLGLLAALPADGGVMAFAGTGFCGALSTYSTFGYETLRLAEERMRFYAVVNAGAGIVAGLGAAYCGMAIAQAATG; this is encoded by the coding sequence GTGACCATCGTGCTGATCGTGCTCGGCGCCGCGCTCGGCGCCCCGCTGCGCTACCTCACCGACCGCGCCGTCCAGGCCCGTCACGACTCGGTGTTCCCGTGGGGGACGTTCACCGTCAATATCGCGGGGTCGTTCACGCTGGGCCTCCTGGCGGCGCTGCCCGCGGACGGAGGCGTGATGGCCTTCGCCGGGACGGGCTTCTGCGGTGCCCTGAGCACGTACTCCACGTTCGGCTACGAGACCCTGCGCCTCGCCGAGGAGCGGATGCGCTTCTACGCCGTGGTCAACGCGGGGGCCGGCATCGTCGCGGGGCTCGGGGCCGCCTACTGCGGGATGGCGATCGCGCAGGCCGCCACCGGGTGA
- a CDS encoding glycosyltransferase family 9 protein produces MAVTAAPARGALVLRALGLGDLLTAVPALRALRRGMPGARITLAAPPVLAPLARATGAVDGVLPADGLEAPLPRAGPVDAAVNLHGRGPESHRLLATLAPGRLLAFACPGAGHADGPAWDPGEHEVTRWCRLVAAYGFDADPGDLDLPVPAAASPAPGAVVVHPGAAFPARRWPPERFAAVAAALRDGGERVVVTGGPGEARLARRVVELAGLDRAADLSGLTPLPELAALVAGARLVVCGDTGVAHLATAYRTPSVLLFGPTPPGRWGPPDRAEHRVLWAGRRGDPHGPETCPGLLEITADQAVEAAGKALADPNP; encoded by the coding sequence GTGGCCGTGACCGCCGCGCCGGCGCGCGGCGCGCTGGTGCTGCGGGCGCTCGGCCTCGGCGACCTGCTGACCGCCGTACCGGCGCTGCGGGCGCTGCGGCGCGGGATGCCCGGGGCGCGGATCACGCTCGCCGCGCCGCCGGTGCTCGCGCCGCTCGCCCGCGCGACCGGCGCGGTCGACGGCGTGCTGCCGGCGGACGGCCTGGAGGCCCCGCTGCCGCGCGCCGGCCCCGTGGACGCCGCCGTCAACCTGCACGGGCGAGGCCCGGAGAGCCACCGGCTCCTCGCCACCCTGGCGCCGGGCCGGCTGCTGGCGTTCGCCTGCCCCGGCGCGGGGCACGCCGACGGCCCCGCCTGGGACCCCGGCGAGCACGAGGTGACCCGCTGGTGCCGGCTGGTCGCGGCCTACGGGTTCGACGCCGACCCCGGAGACCTCGACCTGCCGGTCCCGGCCGCGGCGTCGCCCGCGCCCGGCGCCGTCGTCGTCCACCCGGGGGCGGCGTTCCCGGCGCGCCGCTGGCCTCCCGAGCGGTTCGCGGCCGTCGCGGCGGCGCTGCGCGACGGCGGGGAGCGCGTGGTCGTCACCGGCGGCCCCGGGGAGGCGCGCCTCGCGCGGCGCGTCGTGGAGCTCGCCGGGCTCGACCGGGCCGCCGACCTGTCCGGCCTCACCCCGCTGCCGGAGCTGGCCGCGCTGGTCGCGGGCGCCCGGCTGGTCGTCTGCGGCGACACCGGGGTCGCGCACCTCGCGACCGCCTACCGCACACCGTCGGTGCTGCTGTTCGGCCCGACGCCGCCCGGCCGGTGGGGACCTCCCGACCGCGCCGAGCACCGCGTCCTGTGGGCGGGCCGCCGCGGCGACCCGCACGGACCCGAGACCTGTCCCGGGCTGCTGGAGATCACAGCGGACCAGGCCGTCGAGGCCGCCGGGAAGGCACTGGCCGACCCGAACCCATGA
- a CDS encoding SigB/SigF/SigG family RNA polymerase sigma factor — MPWAESTGRFDDGQTETLLKEMNRLQVTDPRRERLRERIVDLHKPLVRGVARRYANRGEPQDDLQQVAYLGLVKAINRFDPAVGDRFVTYAYPVVTGEVKRHFRDKTWGIRVSRRIQELRPVLHRTVQEFTREHGRSPTTAETAALMGVTEDETVEVIIACDAYRPLSLEAPADGSPDGEAGTVGEYLGSEDPALEAFIDGHALRPLIDDLPERERTILLLRFFGNKTQTQIAEQIGLSQMHVSRLIRATLDRLRTGLLAER; from the coding sequence ATGCCGTGGGCGGAGTCCACCGGCCGGTTCGACGACGGACAGACCGAGACGCTTCTCAAGGAAATGAACCGGCTCCAGGTGACCGACCCGCGGCGGGAACGGCTGCGCGAGCGCATCGTCGACCTGCACAAGCCCCTCGTCCGCGGTGTCGCGCGCCGCTACGCCAACCGCGGCGAACCGCAGGACGATCTGCAGCAGGTCGCCTACCTGGGCCTGGTCAAGGCCATCAACCGGTTCGATCCCGCGGTCGGGGACCGGTTCGTCACCTACGCCTACCCGGTGGTCACCGGTGAGGTGAAGCGGCACTTCCGCGACAAGACGTGGGGCATCCGCGTGTCGCGCCGCATCCAGGAGCTGCGGCCGGTCCTGCACCGCACCGTCCAGGAGTTCACCCGCGAGCACGGCCGCTCCCCCACGACCGCGGAGACCGCGGCGCTCATGGGCGTCACCGAGGACGAGACGGTCGAGGTCATCATCGCCTGCGACGCCTACCGCCCGCTGTCGCTTGAGGCGCCGGCCGACGGGTCGCCGGACGGGGAGGCCGGCACCGTCGGCGAGTACCTCGGCTCCGAGGACCCGGCGCTGGAGGCCTTCATCGACGGCCACGCCCTCCGGCCCCTGATCGACGACCTGCCCGAACGCGAGCGCACGATCCTGCTGCTGCGGTTCTTCGGCAACAAGACGCAGACGCAGATCGCCGAGCAGATCGGCCTGTCCCAGATGCACGTCTCCCGCCTGATCCGCGCCACCCTCGACCGGCTCCGCACCGGCCTGCTGGCGGAGCGGTGA
- a CDS encoding NAD-dependent epimerase/dehydratase family protein, giving the protein MRHPRAVVTGGSGFLGSHLCEALLAEGVSVVCLDNLLTGTSRNIAHLTERRDFRFLKRDLTEPVTVPGDVGYVFHLASAASPADYLRYPIQTLEVGSQGTRNALDLAEAKGARFVLASTSEVYGDPLVHPQPESYWGNVNPVGPRSVYDEAKRFGEALTSAFRHSRGLDAAIVRIFNSYGPRMRPDDGRAIPTFLRQALTGEDLTVTGDGSQTRSICHVDDTVRGIVALAFSDHPGPVNIGSPYEISMADLARLIIDLTGSSSRVRFIDRPEDDPRVRRPDTALAEDALGWRPRISIEEGLRTTLEWFARELVVARPA; this is encoded by the coding sequence ATGAGACATCCACGCGCCGTCGTCACCGGAGGCTCCGGCTTCCTCGGCTCGCACCTGTGCGAGGCGCTGCTCGCCGAGGGCGTCTCGGTGGTGTGCCTGGACAACCTGCTGACCGGGACCTCCCGCAACATCGCCCATCTCACCGAGCGGCGCGACTTCCGCTTCCTCAAGCGCGACCTCACCGAGCCGGTGACCGTCCCCGGCGATGTCGGCTACGTCTTCCACCTGGCGTCGGCGGCCTCCCCCGCCGACTACCTGAGGTACCCCATCCAGACCCTGGAGGTCGGCAGCCAGGGCACCCGCAACGCGCTGGACCTCGCCGAGGCGAAGGGCGCCCGCTTCGTCCTCGCCTCCACCTCCGAGGTGTACGGCGACCCGCTCGTGCACCCGCAACCCGAGTCGTACTGGGGCAACGTCAACCCGGTCGGGCCGCGCAGCGTGTACGACGAGGCGAAGCGGTTCGGGGAGGCGCTGACCTCGGCGTTCCGGCACTCGCGCGGCCTCGACGCCGCCATCGTGCGGATCTTCAACAGCTACGGGCCCCGGATGCGGCCGGACGACGGCCGCGCGATCCCGACGTTCCTGCGGCAGGCGCTGACCGGGGAGGACCTGACGGTCACCGGCGACGGCTCGCAGACGCGGTCGATCTGCCACGTGGACGACACCGTCCGGGGCATCGTCGCGCTGGCCTTCTCCGACCATCCCGGGCCGGTCAACATCGGCAGCCCCTACGAGATATCGATGGCCGACCTCGCGCGCCTGATCATCGACCTGACGGGGTCGTCGTCCCGCGTGCGCTTCATCGACCGCCCGGAGGACGACCCGCGCGTCCGGCGCCCCGACACCGCGCTGGCCGAGGACGCGCTCGGCTGGCGCCCGCGGATCTCCATCGAGGAGGGGCTGCGCACCACGCTCGAATGGTTCGCCAGGGAACTGGTGGTCGCACGGCCCGCGTGA
- a CDS encoding SDR family oxidoreductase: MKVLITGGASGLGAAVARKVADDGGRPLVLDRHPPKEDFEHMQADLADRRCAERAVHCLARAAGGLDAVVTAAGIDACGTLCEVPAEDWERVVQVNLLGTAAVVRAALPYLENEPHGRVVTVASTLGFRALSDATAYCASKFGVVGFTRALAVETAGKVAVTMIVPGGMDTAFFDDRPDRYKPGADAKLNRPENVAATIAFALNQPPGCEVRELVVCPSQEPSWP, translated from the coding sequence ATGAAGGTCCTCATCACCGGCGGCGCCTCCGGACTCGGCGCGGCCGTCGCGCGGAAGGTCGCCGACGACGGCGGGCGGCCCCTCGTCCTCGACCGGCACCCTCCGAAGGAGGACTTCGAGCACATGCAGGCCGACCTGGCCGACCGCCGGTGCGCCGAGCGCGCGGTGCACTGCCTGGCGCGCGCCGCCGGCGGGCTCGACGCCGTCGTCACCGCCGCCGGCATCGACGCCTGCGGGACGCTGTGCGAGGTCCCCGCCGAGGACTGGGAGCGGGTCGTGCAGGTGAACCTGCTCGGCACCGCCGCCGTCGTCCGCGCCGCGCTCCCGTACCTGGAGAACGAGCCGCACGGGCGGGTCGTCACGGTCGCGTCCACCCTGGGGTTCCGCGCGCTGAGCGACGCGACCGCGTACTGCGCGTCCAAGTTCGGCGTCGTCGGCTTCACCCGGGCGCTCGCCGTCGAGACGGCCGGGAAGGTCGCCGTCACCATGATCGTTCCTGGCGGGATGGACACCGCGTTCTTCGACGACCGCCCCGACCGGTACAAGCCCGGGGCGGACGCCAAGCTGAACCGTCCCGAGAACGTGGCCGCGACCATCGCGTTCGCGCTGAACCAGCCGCCCGGCTGCGAGGTGCGCGAGCTGGTCGTGTGCCCCTCCCAAGAGCCGTCGTGGCCGTGA
- a CDS encoding polysaccharide pyruvyl transferase family protein, with translation MRVLVTGWPSFLHGEATAGDVLAMEAVRAALTGAGVECHLAWSPVFRPGGLDLDRAEPASYTHLVFACGPLHGRQVEDLHRRYAGCARVAVGVSVIDPADPAVTGFDAVLARDAPAAAPRRDLAALPAAPSVPVAGVVLAPGQAEYGDRRRHDRVERELGDWLAARECARLPLDTRLDPRDWRLFTTAAELESVLRRLDVVVTTRLHGLVLALKNGIPALAVDPVGGGAKVTAQARAWSWPAVVTPLEAPPGERVLDTAELDRWWTWCLSPEGAGRAPAHPADAALIGELMDVLGVRRRPGAPAGP, from the coding sequence ATGCGCGTGCTGGTGACCGGATGGCCGAGCTTCCTGCACGGTGAGGCGACCGCCGGCGACGTCCTGGCGATGGAGGCCGTGCGGGCGGCGCTGACCGGGGCCGGGGTCGAGTGCCACCTGGCGTGGAGCCCGGTCTTCCGGCCGGGCGGCCTGGACCTCGACCGGGCGGAACCCGCGTCCTACACCCACCTGGTGTTCGCCTGCGGGCCGCTCCACGGCCGGCAGGTCGAGGACCTCCACCGCAGGTACGCGGGCTGCGCGCGTGTCGCCGTCGGCGTGTCGGTCATCGATCCGGCCGACCCCGCGGTCACCGGGTTCGACGCCGTCCTCGCGCGGGACGCGCCGGCCGCGGCGCCGCGGCGGGACCTCGCGGCGCTGCCAGCGGCGCCCTCGGTGCCCGTGGCCGGGGTCGTGCTCGCGCCCGGCCAGGCCGAGTACGGCGACCGGCGGCGCCACGACCGCGTCGAGCGGGAACTGGGCGACTGGCTCGCCGCCCGCGAGTGCGCCCGGCTGCCGCTGGACACGCGGCTCGATCCGCGCGACTGGCGCCTGTTCACGACGGCGGCCGAGCTGGAGTCGGTGCTGCGCAGGCTCGACGTGGTGGTGACGACGCGGCTGCACGGCCTCGTCCTGGCGCTGAAGAACGGGATCCCCGCGCTGGCCGTGGACCCGGTCGGCGGCGGCGCGAAGGTGACCGCGCAGGCGCGGGCCTGGTCGTGGCCCGCCGTGGTGACCCCGCTCGAGGCGCCGCCCGGCGAGCGGGTCCTGGACACGGCGGAACTCGACCGCTGGTGGACGTGGTGCCTGTCGCCCGAGGGCGCCGGGCGGGCCCCGGCGCACCCGGCGGACGCCGCGCTGATCGGCGAGCTGATGGACGTCCTCGGCGTCCGGCGGCGGCCCGGCGCCCCGGCAGGCCCCTGA